Proteins encoded together in one Ipomoea triloba cultivar NCNSP0323 chromosome 4, ASM357664v1 window:
- the LOC116016669 gene encoding pyruvate, phosphate dikinase 2, which translates to MNIVKRIGIRCTSDGYSRRLLKERDAEQIDLLGANPPTVFVGKWCSRLRIIRCHNSNNSFSIRRKHHATPRAVLTTPASEPTTKKRVYTFGKGRSEGNKSMKSLLGGKGANLAEMASIGLSVPPGLTISTEACQEYQENGKVLPPGLWEEILEGLHTVEKDMGAFLGDPLKPLLLSVRSGAAISMPGMMDTVLNLGLNDEVVAGLAAKSGERFAYDSYRRFLDMFGDVVMGIPHSLFEEKLEKLKDSKGIKLDTDLTASDLKELVEQYKNAYIEAKGEKFPSDPRKQLELSVKAVFESWDSPRAIKYRSINQITGLKGTAVNIQCMVFGNMGNTSGTGVLFTRNPSTGEKKLYGEFLINAQGEDVVAGIRTPEDLDTMKNCMPEAYKELLENCEILEQHYKDMMDIEFTVQENRLWMLQCRSGKRTGKGAVKIAVDMVEEGLVDIRTAIKMVEPQHLDQLLHPQFENPSAYKDKVIAMGLPASPGAAVGQIVFSADDAEAWHSQGKSVILVRTETSPEDVGGMHAAAGILTARGGMTSHAAVVARGWGKCCVSGCADIRVNDAEKVLLVGGNAINEGEWLSLNGSTGEVILGKQPLSPPAMTADLETFMSWADEIRHLKVMANADTPEDALTARNNGAQGIGLCRTEHMFFASDERIKAVRRMIMAVTAEQRKEALNLLLPYQRSDFAGIFRAMDGLPVTIRLLDPPLHEFLPEGDLEQIVNELTADTGMSEEEVYSRIEKLSEVNPMLGFRGCRLGISYPELTEMQVRAIFQAAVSMSNQGITVLPEIMVPLVGTPHELGHQVSLVRGVASKVFSEMGSSLSYKVGTMIEIPRAALVADEIAKEAEFFSFGTNDLTQMTFGYSRDDIGKFLPVYLSKGILQHDPFEVLDQKGVGQLIKIATERGRAARPSLKVGICGEHGGEPSSVAFFAEAGLDYVSCSPFRVPIARLAAAQVAV; encoded by the exons ATGAATATTGTGAAAAGAATAGGAATAAGGTGTACAAGTGATGGGTATTCAAGAAGATTGTTGAAGGAGAGAGATGCAGAGCAGATTGATCTTCTTGGAGCCAACCCTCCAACTGTTTTTGTTGGGAAGTGGTGCAGTCGTCTGAGGATCATTAGGTGCCACAACTCTAATAATAGCTTCTCAATTCGACGAAAACATCATGCGACTCCTCGAGCGGTCCTCACTACTCCAGCTTCTGAGCCAACTACCAAGAAG CGAGTGTATACTTTTGGCAAGGGGAGAAGTGAGGGAAACAAAAGCATGAAGTCTTTG TTGGGTGGAAAGGgtgcaaacctagctgaaatggcAAGCATTGGTTTATCTGTGCCTCCTGGGCTCACTATTTCAACAGAAGCTTGCCAAGAGTATCAAGAAAACGGGAAAGTACTCCCACCGGGATTGTGGGAGGAGATATTGGAAGGTTTACACACAGTTGAGAAGGACATGGGAGCTTTCCTTGGGGATCCCCTCAAGCCTCTCCTCCTGTCAGTTCGGTCTGGAGCTGCT ATCTCCATGCCCGGAATGATGGACACAGTCTTGAATCTTGGACTCAATGATGAGGTTGTTGCGGGCTTGGCTGCCAAAAGTGGAGAGAGGTTTGCTTACGATTCATACAGGCGATTCTTGGACATGTTTGGAGATGTC GTTATGGGCATCCCACATTCATTGTTTGAGGAAAAGctagaaaaattgaaggattCCAAAGGAATAAAGCTTGACACAGACCTAACAGCCTCTGACCTTAAAGAGCTGGTTGAGCAATACAAAAATGCATATATTGAAGCTAAGGGTGAAAAGTTTCCTTCAG ATCCAAGAAAGCAGTTAGAATTGTCTGTCAAGGCAGTTTTTGAATCATGGGACAGTCCAAGGGCCATTAAGTATCGAAGTATCAACCAGATAACTGGCCTAAAGGGAACTGCAGTGAACATCCAATGTATGGTATTCGGGAACATGGGTAACACCTCAGGAACAGGCGTCCTCTTCACCAGGAACCCGAGCACTGGTGAAAAGAAACTCTATGGAGAGTTTCTAATTAATGCTCAG GGAGAGGATGTTGTTGCGGGAATCAGAACACCTGAAGACTTGGACACCATGAAGAACTGTATGCCTGAAGCTTACAAGGAGCTCCTGGAGAACTGTGAGATTTTAGAACAGCATTACAAAGATATGATG GATATTGAATTCACTGTTCAAGAAAATAGGCTGTGGATGTTACAATGTCGGTCAGGGAAGCGTACGGGAAAAGGTGCGGTGAAAATTGCTGTGGACATGGTTGAAGAGGGACTTGTTGACATTCGAACTGCAATAAAGATGGTTGAGCCGCAGCATCTTGACCAACTTCTTCACCCTCAG TTTGAGAATCCATCTGCTTACAAAGACAAAGTGATTGCTATGGGGTTGCCTGCATCTCCTGGGGCAGCTGTAGGGCAGATTGTATTCAGTGCTGATGATGCTGAAGCTTGGCATTCTCAAGGGAAGAGTGTCATTTTG gtgagaaCTGAAACAAGTCCTGAAGATGTTGGGGGCATGCATGCTGCTGCTGGGATCTTGACAGCAAGAGGGGGCATGACATCTCATGCAGCTGTTGTAGCCCGCGGCTGGGGAAAATGTTGTGTGTCTGGTTGTGCTGATATTCGTGTGAATGATGCCGAGAAG GTTCTTCTGGTTGGAGGCAATGCAATAAACGAGGGAGAGTGGCTTTCACTGAACGGATCTACCGGTGAAGTGATCTTGGGTAAACAACCACTCTCTCCTCCTGCTATGACTGCTGATCTTGAGACTTTTATGTCTTGGGCTGATGAAATAAGGCATTTAAAG gttatggcaaatGCTGACACACCAGAAGATGCATTAACAGCAAGAAATAATGGTGCTCAAGGAATTGGGCTATGTAGGACTGAGCACATG TTCTTTGCTTCTGATGAGAGAATAAAGGCTGTGAGGAGGATGATAATGGCAGTTACAGcggagcaaaggaaggaagccCTCAACTTGTTGCTACCTTATCAGAGATCTGATTTTGCAGGAATTTTTCGTGCAATGGATG GTCTACCTGTGACAATTCGGCTGCTAGACCCTCCACTCCATGAATTCTTGCCAGAAGGGGATCTTGAACAGATTGTGAATGAACTAACTGCAGATACAGGAATGAGTGAGGAGGAAGTATACTCTAGGATTGAGAAACTTTCTGAAGTGAATCCCATGCTTGGATTTCGAGGCTGCAG GCTGGGGATATCCTATCCTGAACTTACAGAAATGCAGGTGCGGGCAATTTTTCAGGCTGCAGTATCAATGAGCAACCAGGGGATTACTGTCCTGCCCGAAATTATGGTTCCCCTTGTTGGAACTCCCCAT GAATTAGGGCATCAAGTGAGTTTAGTTCGTGGTGTTGCGAGTAAGGTTTTCTCAGAGATGGGCAGCTCGTTGAGTTATAAGGTGGGCACAATGATAGAGATCCCAAGAGCAGCTCTTGTGGCTGATGAG ATAGCAAAAGAGGCAGAGTTTTTCTCCTTTGGGACTAATGATCTCACACAAATGACATTCGGATATAGCAGAGATGACATAGGAAAGTTTCTACCTGTATACCTGTCAAAGGGCATTCTTCAACACGATCCCTTTGAG GTTCTCGATCAGAAAGGTGTTGGGCAGCTGATCAAGATTGCCACCGAAAGAGGACGTGCTGCTAGGCCAAGCTTGAAG gTTGGAATCTGTGGAGAGCATGGAGGGGAGCCTTCTTCTGTTGCATTCTTTGCAGAGGCTGGATTAGATTATGTGTCCTGCTCTCCATTCAG GGTGCCGATCGCTAGGCTTGCTGCAGCTCAGGTTGCTGTTTGA
- the LOC116017145 gene encoding uncharacterized protein At4g15545 isoform X1, producing MLSNESGGPGPNTTFDLPEEVLAVLPSDPFEQLDVARKITSIALSTRVSSLEVELATLRREVADRDAAISDLQSQLDSIDASFSDASDKLAQTEREKESLVKENAALSATVRKLNRDVAKLEAFRKTLMRSLQEEEDNPAGAAEGIAARGPGQIEGDGTLPPTKPPLRSQSSDSGNNNTEDSDTEALRPRIAQGLLLASQTSTPRLTPPGSPPSLSASVSPTRSPKPISPPRRHSISFATTRGMFDDRSSLFSSMPSQHSSMSSLDAGSQSARTRVDGKEFFRQVRSRLSYEQFGAFLSNVKELNSHKQTKEDCLRKADEIFGPDNKDLYTIFEGLITRNVH from the exons ATGTTGTCGAACGAATCGGGAGGACCGGGACCGAACACGACTTTCGATCTTCCCGAGGAAGTTTTGGCAGTTTTGCCGTCGGATCCATTCGAGCAACTGGATGTTGCGCGTAAGATCACCTCCATCGCCCTGTCCACGCGCGTCTCCTCCCTGGAGGTGGAGTTGGCCACCCTCCGCCGCGAGGTCGCTGACAGAGACGCCGCCATTTCCGACCTCCAGTCGCAGCTCGACTCCATTGACGCCTCCTTCTCCGATGCTTCCGATAAGCTTGCCCAAACTGAGCGAGAAAAG GAGAGCTTGGTGAAAGAGAACGCCGCGCTGTCCGCCACAGTGAGGAAGCTGAATCGCGATGTTGCTAAG TTGGAAGCCTTCAGAAAGACACTTATGCGGTCACTTCAAGAGGAAGAAGATAACCCT GCGGGAGCTGCTGAGGGCATTGCTGCACGTGGACCAGGCCAAATAG AAGGTGATGGTACCTTGCCGCCTACAAAACCTCCTTTACGGAGCCAATCGTCTGATAGTGGAAACAATAATACAGAGGATTCTGATACTGAAG CTTTGAGGCCCCGCATAGCACAAGGCCTGTTGTTAGCATCCCAGACTAGCACCCCTCGGCTTACTCCTCCCGGTTCCCCTCCAAGCTTGTCAGCATCTGTTTCTCCAACACGATCACCAAAACCGATTTCTCCCCCTAGGAGACATTCGATTTCATTTGCAACCACGAGGGGCATGTTTGATGATAGGTCTTCTTTATTTTCATCAATGCCTAGCCAGCACAGTTCAATGTCAAGCTTAGATGCAGGATCACAATCTG CGCGAACTCGAGTTGATGGAAAAGAATTCTTCCGCCAAGTCAG GAGCCGGTTGTCGTATGAGCAGTTTGGTGCCTTTCTATCAAATGTGAAGGAGTTGAATTcccacaaacaaacaaaagag GATTGTTTGCGAAAGGCGGATGAGATTTTTGGTCCAGACAACAAGGATTTATACACCATTTTTGAAGGGCTGATCACCCGCAATGTTCACTAA
- the LOC116017145 gene encoding uncharacterized protein At4g15545 isoform X2, translating to MLSNESGGPGPNTTFDLPEEVLAVLPSDPFEQLDVARKITSIALSTRVSSLEVELATLRREVADRDAAISDLQSQLDSIDASFSDASDKLAQTEREKESLVKENAALSATVRKLNRDVAKLEAFRKTLMRSLQEEEDNPAGAAEGIAARGPGQIGDGTLPPTKPPLRSQSSDSGNNNTEDSDTEALRPRIAQGLLLASQTSTPRLTPPGSPPSLSASVSPTRSPKPISPPRRHSISFATTRGMFDDRSSLFSSMPSQHSSMSSLDAGSQSARTRVDGKEFFRQVRSRLSYEQFGAFLSNVKELNSHKQTKEDCLRKADEIFGPDNKDLYTIFEGLITRNVH from the exons ATGTTGTCGAACGAATCGGGAGGACCGGGACCGAACACGACTTTCGATCTTCCCGAGGAAGTTTTGGCAGTTTTGCCGTCGGATCCATTCGAGCAACTGGATGTTGCGCGTAAGATCACCTCCATCGCCCTGTCCACGCGCGTCTCCTCCCTGGAGGTGGAGTTGGCCACCCTCCGCCGCGAGGTCGCTGACAGAGACGCCGCCATTTCCGACCTCCAGTCGCAGCTCGACTCCATTGACGCCTCCTTCTCCGATGCTTCCGATAAGCTTGCCCAAACTGAGCGAGAAAAG GAGAGCTTGGTGAAAGAGAACGCCGCGCTGTCCGCCACAGTGAGGAAGCTGAATCGCGATGTTGCTAAG TTGGAAGCCTTCAGAAAGACACTTATGCGGTCACTTCAAGAGGAAGAAGATAACCCT GCGGGAGCTGCTGAGGGCATTGCTGCACGTGGACCAGGCCAAATAG GTGATGGTACCTTGCCGCCTACAAAACCTCCTTTACGGAGCCAATCGTCTGATAGTGGAAACAATAATACAGAGGATTCTGATACTGAAG CTTTGAGGCCCCGCATAGCACAAGGCCTGTTGTTAGCATCCCAGACTAGCACCCCTCGGCTTACTCCTCCCGGTTCCCCTCCAAGCTTGTCAGCATCTGTTTCTCCAACACGATCACCAAAACCGATTTCTCCCCCTAGGAGACATTCGATTTCATTTGCAACCACGAGGGGCATGTTTGATGATAGGTCTTCTTTATTTTCATCAATGCCTAGCCAGCACAGTTCAATGTCAAGCTTAGATGCAGGATCACAATCTG CGCGAACTCGAGTTGATGGAAAAGAATTCTTCCGCCAAGTCAG GAGCCGGTTGTCGTATGAGCAGTTTGGTGCCTTTCTATCAAATGTGAAGGAGTTGAATTcccacaaacaaacaaaagag GATTGTTTGCGAAAGGCGGATGAGATTTTTGGTCCAGACAACAAGGATTTATACACCATTTTTGAAGGGCTGATCACCCGCAATGTTCACTAA